The Strigops habroptila isolate Jane chromosome 13 unlocalized genomic scaffold, bStrHab1.2.pri S16, whole genome shotgun sequence genomic interval AGTGGCAGATGTCCTTCAGCGCACAGTTGAAAATATCGCTTTCGTACTTAGGtcttaaaaaaagttaaaaaaaagttaaaacatctaacaaaaagttttctgttttgttgtgtgTACATTAATGATACCCACCTTCCAGAGGAGCAGAATAATGAACACCAGCAAGAAAAGTCCACCAAAGCAGCTTCTTACAATAGTAGGTAAGGGATCAAACACTTCGTCTTTCAGGAAGATAAGAGTAATCTGGAACAGAATCGAGACCAATTTAGCATACGCTGATGcccagttattttttcttggttAGCTTTTAACTGAGAAAGCTATGCAGCTTGAGCTGGTGTTCCACCTTTAAGCTATGCTAGAGGCAGCATCACCCCATCTATACAGGTGGTTTGCGATACAatatgaaataactttttttcattgcaaGCCTAGCCAAGGGAGTTAAATTTACTGAGTCTTCTTTATAAGTTTACAGTGATCACAGTAGCCACCAGTGAGAGTCTTTCAGATTAAAGAAGAGTCTGTCTTCACtaggggaagagaaggaatatAGATGTTGAAATCCCTGAGAGGGCAGGAGGCCTTTGTGTTAGCCACTAGTGTCAGATACAGAGAGTTCAACACAGAGCcctaaaaatacttctgataCGCACTAGCAAATATTCTCCCTATGCTTTTATCCTATAGTCAAAACCTGATTTCACTAAGTTCCATGGCAGAACAGATGTTTGCTTCAAAAGGTCCCAAATTTAACTTTGGGAACTGGACTGGTTCTCTAGATTCAgcaaaaacatctttatttcacACTTGTTCTTGCTCCAAAGACCAAGCTGCCTACATGATGCTCTGATACCTCAGCATTATGATTCTCTTCTTTCAGGCCCAGATACAGTTCTTTGTTGAAGGTGATTTTCCCAGGGACCAGCAAAGCACTTCCGCTTTCTAAGAactatggaaaaagaaataaagggaaCAAAATATCAGTTGCTTTTTGgtcctttctgaaaaatatgggTTGCAACAGTAAACCCTTATTGAGACTGTAAGAACCACCCCGTGCAGTGCTGCCACCAAGCTGTCTCTTGTGTGTATGAGCTTATGTGCAACTCGCCGATGAACTCCTCAGGATGAGCTCTGGAGCCGTGAAAGCTGGCAGCACTGCGAGAGTCATTTCACAAGGAGCAATTTCCAAAGGGAGCAAAGGAACCACAGCTCTTCTTCTGAGTGCCTCCTGGGAGACACTGCCATGAGTAAAacatccctcctgctctgcagggtcAGCAAACAGCATCACAGCAAACAGCAACACCACTGTGGTGTAGAAGATACCCTCGCCCTGGACCTCTGAAAGATAACAGGTTTTAGCAGTAAAGGCATTACCAAGGATTTGATTTGTTATTCATTGATTCAGGGTTCAGTAATAAACCTCTGCTTGCAGCACGCTCCCTGCTCACTGCCATTCCATTTTAGTCATAAGTGAATTTTTGAAATTTGCTATTGATCATGTGCCCTGCATCAGTACTGAGTTGAGATGCAAAGTCTttggttaatggttggacttggtgacCTTAAACgtattttccaacctaaacaattatGTGAATAAAGGTCTGGgcagaccttagagcagcctcccagcacCTAAAGaagctgacaagaaacctggagagggacttctgacaagggcatgtagggagAGGACAAGaaggaatggctttgaactgagaGAGAGAagacttagattagatattaggaagaagttcttccctgtgagggtgctgaggcactggcacagggtgcccagagaagctgtggctgccccatccctggcagtgctcaaggccaggctggatggtgcttggagcaacctgctctagtggaaggtgtccctgcccgtggcagggggttgcaactggaggagctttaagatcccttccaacgcaaaccattccCTGATTCCATGAATAAAGACAGCAAAGCAGTCTTTTGCATATATACCTGGTGTGCATTGCTTAAAGACAGTTCCGCTATCACGGTAATGTTGTCGCCATCACTTTGGAGAGAGCAGTGCACGCTCTGATACTGCACATCCCGAATACCCTGCAATAGAACGGAGCGGCTCAGCCCCCAGCTGTCACGGGGGGTCCGGTGCGCAGCTGCGTGGCTCTGTCCGGACAGCAGAGCCGGTGCCAGCAGCGCTCACCTGGGGTTCCGTGCCGCCGTTGTCCGCCCGCGGTGCCGGCTCTCCGCTGACCCCGCACACCGTCGCCTCCTGCAACAACACTCTATGACAGCGGCACACCGGCGCCAAAACTGCACAGGGGGCGGGGCCTGGCGCGGGCAACACCCCCGCCTCGAGGCGGGGCGGGATCGTCCCGTCCTCTCGCCCCGCCCGCCCAGATCTCGCGATACCTCATTTGAACCGCAGGCGGGCGGGCGCCGCGGCCTCTGAGAGGcagggcccggcccggccgccgctATGCCGCTGCAGTTTCGCCTGCTCCGCACCTACTCGCGCCGCGGCGGCCGCCTCCGCCCGGTGCCGCTGCCCGACCGGTGGATTTCGCCGCCTCAGGACCGTAAGCGGTTCTTCAGCTCGACCTCTGCCGGCTCCAGCGCCGCCTCAGCCGGCTCCAGCGCTTTCTCCGCCCAGTCGGACGACCCCGACTTCTCGCCGCCCGACAAGCGCCGCCCGCAGCCGCCGGGTAAGCGCCCCGTCTTCCCCTGGCGCCTGCGGACCCGCCGCGGCGGAGCCGCGAACAAGGAGAACTGGGCTCCGGGGCCGCTGGCCCTCGCCTCCTCTCCGCCATCaccgctcccggccccgcgctgcgccgcccgccgccgccaggGGCCGCCCTGCGGGGTGAGGCGTCCCCTCCTGTGCAGCACCCCGCAGTGGCCGCCGCCGCGccaccggccccgccgccgccggcgggcCCCGCCGGCCGAGCTGAGCACCACCGCGGAGGGCGGCTCGGGGCTGCGCggcagcctgcagctctgctccccgCCGCGCAAGCAGCGCACTGCCTCGTCAGACAGCGCCCCGAGCGCGCTGGAGCTGTCCCATGGGGACTCGGAGCAACTGCCGCCGTTGCCGGGGGTTGACAGCGGGAGGCAGGAGGCGGCTGGATGGTCCCGTTCAAAACGCGCGGGCAGCAGCCCTGAGCCAGGCCCCGAGGTGCAAAGGTCCCGCAGGGTTCTGAGGATGTTGGCGCAGGAACCCTGCCGGGAACAATCTCCCTTGTCCCCCCAGaaagccacagcagcactgtcTCCCATTAACAGCCACCGACAGCACTCTTCCCCACATGATCATGCCACTTCTAATGAGCCATCTGATGATCTAAGCAGAGATTCAACAAAAGGAACCTCGAGTTGTcagagaggcagagctgagaaCTGCCACCTTATGCCAGTGGTGGTTCTGGACCCTCAAGAAGTGTCAGCATGGCTGACAAGCatgaaacacaacaaaaaggGAGATACTCAACTtgcctgccagcagccagcctcTCCTTTGGGCCTTCAAGGACCCTTAGAGAATAAACATAAAAACACCAAAGTTGTATCTGGAGAGGCCAGTACCTGTAGGAAAGCTTGCATCAGTGGCTTCAGTGCCAGCCGCTGGGGGATGCCAATAAGGCTTGCTCCAAAAAGGCTCGCTCCAAAAAGGCTCAAAACCaagagacagcagcagcctAACAACTCCCTTTCCAGACCACAGATGAGacaaaaaggaatgaagaagaGAGTGCTGGAGATGTCTGCAGATGTAAGCGTCAACAACTATTCAGTCCTCAATAGCTCCCATTCCTGGGGTAGGGTTCAAGCATCTTTCTCCTTCcataagaagaagaaagttaCCATGGATGAGAGTTCCTGCAACAGCATCCTTTGCACCCCTTCCATGAAATCCCAGCTCTCAGAGCACCCAGGAATGCTGTCTGCTGGTAAGGCTCAGTACTGTACTTGGTCTGCTTCCTCCATGGCCCTGCTGGCTCCTATGAACTCCTCTTCTGTTCTGGAGCTAATGCTTACAGACGCAGAGAAGGTGCTTGGGGAATGCCAGCAGGAAGGGCCTATTACTTTTGAGGAATGCATTCCGCTAGATAAGATGAAAGATTGCAAGAAAATTGGAGAAGGGGTGTTTGGAGAGGTCTTCCAGATTGGCAGTGAGAGAGGACCTGTGGccttaaaaataattcccattGAGGGGACTGAAAGAGTAAACGGAGAATCTCAAAAGAGCTTTGGAGAGATTCTGCCTGAGATAATAATATCAAAAGAACTCAGTCTTCTATCTGAAGAGTCTGTGAATAGAACTGTTGGGTTCATCAGCTTGTACTCTGTGCACTGTGTTCAAGGGGCTTATCCTAAGTATCTCCTGGAAGCTTGGGACAAATACCATGAAGTAATGGGATCGGAAAATGATCGGCCAGACCTTTTTGGGGATGAGCAGCTATTCATGGTTCTGAAGTTTGAATATGGGGGCAGTGACTTGGAGAATATGAGAAACAGGTTGAATTCAGTGGCAACAGCGAGAAGCATTTTGCACCAGGTCACTGCTTCCCTGGCTGTGGCAGAACAGGAACTGTACTTTGAGCACAGGGACTTGCACTGGGGGAACGTGCTGGTGAAGAAAACTAATGCCAAGGAGCTTAGTTATGTGTTGAATGGGGCAACACACACAATCCCCACCGCAGGGATTCATGTCAACATCATCGATTACACCTTGTCTCGGCTGGAGAAGGATGGGTTAACTGTGTTTTGTGACCTTTCCACTGATGAAGAGCTGTTTCAAGGCACGGGGGACTACCAGTTTGATATCTACAGGCAAATGAAAGTGGAGAACTCCAACAGCTGGGCTGACTATCATCCACACAGCAACGTCCTCTGGCTGCACTACCTGTCAGATAAACTTTTGAAAGGTGTGTGctacaagaaaaaggaaaaaacttctgccctgaagaaaataaagcagcagctcaaTAAGTTCCACAGGGAAGTGCTGAACTTTGAGTCAGCCAATGAAGTTTTACAAAacagcagcctcttccagtgaGCAAGGGAGCACAGTGTTTCCAAGAACTAAGTCGCTGatgctgcctttctcctttgctgtctTTATGTATGATCTTTTTGAATGTGGGCACGATGAAGAAGTGTTATGATCAGTTACCAACATGtacaaaatgctgtaaaaaatGTCTAAAACCTCCCAAAAATGTGTTCTGGTCTCACATGTTTCCATATGTACTTTTTTTGAGAAGTGATGTTTGAGATCACAAGGAAGATTTCTTGAGGCTCAATTCATGGTTTCAACTCCACAGAAATTTTCTTACCTTTTCAgtcttagatttttttaaagttcttgcCTTACTCTATTGTCTTCCTtacaaattctctttttaaagaaaaaagaaaaaaaaaccaaaaaaaaccccaaaaaccaaacccaaaaaccaaacccaattCCGGGCAGTGAGGACAAAGGTAAATAGTGTTAGGCCAGTTGGGGACAGAGAGGGAAAACCCCACCTTTTGACTTAGTTTTAACACTGAACTTTTGAGCAGTATGGCAAAGTTTGTACCTGGAATGACGCTACaatatgtaaatatgtaaaGGTTCTGTAGTGTaggttttaaaaacactgagggtatttcccccccccttttaaGGACTAGTGAAGAGATATTtgattatgaaaaatataaggaaaagtACCTGTGTTCCTGACGCATTTTTGACTGTCATTATGTTGTGACCTTGTATGCTGATGGGAACCCAAATCTGTAACTCAATGGTAGCATTAAAGtgattttctccatttatctacagaagaaaatgcaaaaggtaATAAGTGTTCTTCAGTCCTGATTGTAGGTGGATCAGATGACCTGAATTTGAAGCTATACTTACATTAAATCtgaattctttgttttcaagtaGTCCTTTGCTAACACTCACGTACATTGAAGAAACTGGTCTAAAGAGAACGATAAATCAAACTGAGTGGAAAGTGAATTAGAGTATTAAAAATTAGTACATCTAATGACCCAGATGCATTAAGTGTAATTAAGAGCTACCATCATCAGATTTGCTATAACTGGAATGCTGTCTATGCAGTTTGtctgtatatatgtgtatatatgcagTCTGTCAATTAGATGCATCTCTGAACTCATCTTGAAGTCTACTTTTTACAAGCTAAGCAGTTGGACACCCTAGGCACCCCCTGGCCTAGGGGTCCAGGGGGTGCCTTTAGATGGCACCCCCCTATCTAAATGATAGAGCTTTATTGTTTTGTCTTCCAGGCTCTACTTTTGCTGTCTAGTACCACAGAAAGTGACTTGACAATCTGCAGTGCTTGAAATTATTAAGATGGAAATTGCATTGGAAACATACCAGGCATCCTCTCAATCCTTTTTGCCTTTAATTGactaaagtaataaaatataactaaattttcttaaaacttaCCTCGTAAGGACTGCAGTGAATGCATATCTGATGTCAAGGATGTGTTCTTCAGTCAGAATGGTGCTATTTTCatttatgcttaaaaaaaggGATGAAACCACTTCATTATCTGCCTGCCTTGGTCCTTTATTTCTATGGTTTGAGAACTGTTAATATTGGCTGTACAAGAGCGATGGAAACAGTGGTGACATGGTACAGGAGTGTTGGAATAGCCCTTTATTACTATAATTACTACAGATTTTGAAAGCTGTCATTGCCTTGAAATGTTTCCCCACAAACCAATGCTCATCTGTGCTTTCATTAACGAAAATGTAAAGCTTCTACCCCTCACAAAACTGGACATTAAATTAATATAGAACCCTTTGGTTTCAACTGTGCTTGTGAGGAAGTATAGCTGCCAGAGATGagttctcatttcctttttaaagatgctctctgtttaaaaaaatgctgtgtacCAGTCAGTCCCCATACATTTTAAAGGTAGGAAGGTGACAAGAAAGGAATCTGAATGGTAACTTCCACCCATTAGATAGCCCCTAATCAAGAAAAATGCCCTAAACCTATGTTTTCATACCCATCAATTGGAGTGAAAGTTTTTCTTGGAACACAGCTGGattgtatattttaattatctgttctttctgctaaggaaggaggatgCCAGAACCCACTTTGCCATTTCAGAACATACAAGCTTTTAAATACACACTGCACTTAAATAAGGACCTTAAAGGGTGCTCCATCTTTCACTGAAATAAGGAAGTATGAGCAGAGTTAAGATTTTCATAAGggaaggaaagatttttcaCATAGATCCAAATGCCTTAGAAGATTGAAAAGTGTAGTTTTGTGACTGATAAACAGCATGGACACTGAGTAGGAATTCTGATACTCCCTTTCTAGTTCATCATGTATTTTGTGGTGAAAATAGCAATACTCACTTGGTGATACTAACTGTGATTGCAGACTTATTTTGGAATATGCTTTCTTCTACTTGCCAAATCACTGAAAAAGTTGCCTATtttgagggaagagaaagacaatGAAATATCAGTTACCCTGTAAATACTCTTTAACTCTCCGGTTAAAACACGAGGGCTAATGTATTTTCTGCTCATAGTTTCCTTCTGGAGAAATTAGACATTAAATAAAGTGCAGGAATATGAAGGCTATCTCTTACCTTCAGAAAATGCATACCAACCATAAGCTGAATTAGAAAGAATGGCAGATCTGGCCTAGTTGTAGAGATAGAGAATGCAAGAGCAGCTACTCAAAGTATCATTTAGAGGTatggaaaaagttaaaataatgaaatcatGATCTCTACTTACAGCTGTCTTCTTGAATACTGGATGCCCAATTCTGCAGTTACAGGATAAGACTGCAGAAGTTAATGGTATTGGTTGGCCACAGTGAACAGCAGGAGAGGATGGCTGCCAACAGAACAGGAATGATCTTTAATGTTGAGTAAAAACAGACTGGGAATTTCAACTCGGTCTGTGTCTGCTCCCATAAAATGAATTAAGTACAAATAGCCCAATAAAAGCTTGGGAGTATTAAATCAGATAAATGCTCCTTCCCTGGAACTCACGTAAAGTTTTATTTAGGTAGTAAATTAACAGGAGTCTACGCTGGGTTTTCTTTAAGCAGTCTGCTGCTAGCTGAAGAGTTGTTCTATAATCTTACCTCAAATGTCACCTTCTTAAAATGCAAGGCTTTGGGATAATTCAAGACCATAGTTGTCATGTACGAGTCATCTCCACTGTTCGTTAGTGAAACCTTCATGCTCACTTCTTTAGTGTAGCCCACCACTAATTCCTTTCtagaagcagacagaaaaatgagGTGACATGTAATTTCTAAGGGTTATTAATAAGAGGCCTGAACGTTCTGGTAATTACTCCCTCCAGATGCTTTCACACACAGGATAATGCAATAGCCCAATTAGTTATTCATTATTCTTCAGGGTGtgtagaaaaatgtttccttcttaaTTTCAAAGGCAGTTACTTTATGTAACATTTTATAATGTGTTTTACATCAAGAGAGATTTCAAATATTGTTCTGCTTGACTGGCTTTTCAGTGAATCTCCAGGGTAAATTTTTACAATGAAGTGAAGCTACCATTTTGTCTAAGGCTGTGTGAACTGAGGAGCTATTTGTTGTAGTGCTATGCTGTGCATTAGCCTAAAACAAAGCCATATGTTCACAATTAAAAACCAGAATTGTGATTTTAGGATGACCAGAGTTGCTTAAACCTTGGTCTGTCCTCTAGGATTTCCTAGAACAGCCCAGCAATGCGCATGAAGGCATGAAGTTACAACACTGCCTGAGTGTGATAGTAGGAAAAGGATGAACTGAGTGGAAAGCAATGTAAAAAGAAGGACAGCAAATCTTATCTGagaatttgaagaaaacatcttaAGCACAAAGATGCCATCCTATATGAATGATAAATGCAAGATATGGATAATGCAATAACTGACTCACTGAATCTGAGTTGTCAAAGTTAACTGAGCAGCACAGATGGTCTTGTTGCAATCCTCCTTGTAAGGCAACTGAAAGCAAACATGGAGCAAGTTAGATTTTAACAGCCCTAATTTTTCTAAGGTAGCAGATTCAGAATAtctacatacacacatacattctctgaaaaccaaaattctCACAACCTCCATCAAGGAAAAGTTGGAAATAAAAGACCCTCCATGCTAAATCAGTCCTAAATCGATGATGTTTTGTAATTCAACTCCCAGGAGAAGGTTTATCAGCAATAGCATGAAAAGTCTTCACTGGGGTCAAGGTCTTGTTAAAGAAATGCCACTTGTTTACCCCTGGATTGCTACAGGGCaataatattaatttcttttccagagatTATATGTTTTTCTTGAACAAATATGTTCATATGCTGTGCCATCTTACAGCCATATTATTCCGTAGAGATGAGGTTACTTTCTTTAGCAATAGTTTTATTCACCAAGAAAAATCTGTCTGTGGCTGATATTTCTGGAGAATTTCAACGAGAATTAATAATTAGATGTTGTGTGCATAAGTACTAAGCAATGCTGACCAACAGGCCAGAATCTCATGAATTATTAGGAAATTAATGTACCATCAACATCATAATCCCTAAGAGCACTGTAACTACAGTAATTAGTGTTCATTATTGCTCAGTGCTAAATGTTTTCCTAACAtctctgttctctgctttaTGGGCAGCTAATAAAATATCGAATGATGGTAGACTCCTATTAAGTAGCAAAAAGCTGTCCCTTTACAGAGCTTTATGGAATTTTTTCAGAAGCTGTGATTTGGATTTCAGAGAAACTATGAAAAAGAGCTAGATTAGCTTGTAGGAATCTGGCTACTAAACTGCAAGAGAGGAGACAGGATATCAAACTTAACTTTAAGGTTATTAGAAGTTTGCAGCCTCCCAAATATTGATTGGAAACAAATAACTAAAactaaaaattataaatataatttgaatgtgttttaaaattagaaaattaatttagaatgAATGTCgaatttaaaattatacattAGGAAATTGTATAGTTGTTGCTACCAAATACACCATTCAAATAGCAAGTCGTAATATAAGTTCCAACGGAGAGCTCAATATCTGAGAAGTACttcacaaaacacacaaaccatCTGCCTTCTTCACAAGTAGCATCTAATCTCGTTTCATACAGAGGCACAGGAGAAAGTCAAAAGTGGTCAAAAgtaaagcaagagagaaagctCTTTGctactgttttggttttttacctgaaaatgcatttctgatggCTGGTATGTATCCAGCACAGGGACAGCAAACTCCATGTGATCATTTTTGCTATAGACCTCATGTTTAACTCTcagaaaaacactggaaaaacagtCAAAGTCACATGgctacaaaaaaagaaaagaagttgaaaaaaatatctgggtattaaaatgcagaagtgtTCACATGCCATCTCTGTTCCAGCTTCTGTCATATTGAGGGACCTTCTAGctcaaacattttctttgggCCACTGTGTTTAAAGGCTATTAGTGGAACATAAGCCTGTCAAATGTTTTCTTGCATCACTTTAGACATTTGGCTCCCATGACATCCCCTGGATAATGTGTTCAGTGATTCAGTTACGCATTGTGGAAAAGTTTCCTTATGTTTGCTTTAATCCTGTACAGCTCCATGCCTCTCCTACAATTCTACATCTCCTGCCTCAGCTGTAAAACAGGCTCAGCAAGTCTAACActgagaaaaaacccaccccactgtagtatttttacatttcaagaCTTATCATCATACAGATTCTGTTATGAAATCCTATCCTCGCAACCCTTTTTTCTGCGGGCAGTCTGACCAACAGCACCTACCAGCGGGTAAAGCTGCAGTTCAGTGCACATGTGCTCGCTGACCAACAGCTTCCCACTTGTTGTGGTGTTCTGATCTTCAAACTGTACTCTCCTCTTTGCCATTTTCACATCTAAGTCCACCGTGTAGAGAATGTATAACTGTGAAAACTctgaaagattttcaaaatCCTGTTAGATGTACCAGAAATTGTCCTCGGTGCCAAGTTTCCAAGGACAGTTGTAGGACTGCAGATTTCAATCTGATCACAATTCCCATTCATTACCTTGTTGGGACACTGGTAAAGCTGAGATTGCATCGAAACACAGTTTTGCTGTAACAATGctgttattttggaaaatgagGATTCTGCCAGGGTTGAATCTCATGCTGGTGAGAAAGTGGACAACTGGTCTCGAGCTAGTCAATGAAGAACACATAAGGAACAGAATCAAATATAAATCTCTGAACTGAaacattacaggaaaaatgtttgaagcAAGCCTGGCAGCAAGAGTAAGAACTGCTCAGTATTTCCATGGTATTTCACCTGGACCAGGCTGGCCTATTTACAGAAATTCCAGTTTCTGCTGGGAACGTTCAGAACACACAAAATCCCAAGAGTCCGAAGGAACAGACAGCCAAAATACACCAATATGGCTAGAGTTTCAGAATTAAACATGGTGTTTATGTTTCCATTAGGTAAACACATTATCTAGGGGTTCAAATTCTCTACCTacaatttgttttcaaacataaaaagcaagaaTGAAATCAAATCTGTCTGCCGTATCTTAGTCTTTGTGAACTGCACAGGTCACTCAGTTACCAGATGTCTGATTGAAAATGAGGCATGATATTGTAAAGAAATGATCTTTTTTGCCTAAATGACCTACATTATCAGTACTGaactgcagacaccaaggtctCCTTAGACCTAGATCTGTGTTAATTGGTTCATGTTCATTATCTCGTACTTGTTCAAAGCTTTACACATACAAAGGCAAAAACTTTTGCAACTTGAGCTAAAGgctttacattttatataatttctaGCActgggaaagatttttttatgtcCCTCTggtactgaattaaaaatagaatcattACACACTGCTTGGAACACAGATTCTAAATTTGTCTTTGAAGCATTTCCTCAGCACACTAAAAAACGGAACTTACTACCTACCGTAGCACAATCACATTCGCCAGTGATCCTACTGTGATATCTTGGAGACCATCATTAGTGAAATCAAAGCCACCATCAATAGATTGTCCAAAATATTGGAGTCCTGAAGAAACATCAGAGGCTTTTACTCTCTGAAAGGAGGAAACATCAACAAATACAAGTCATGAACTCTCTCTGCTGTCCTTGGGAAAATACACTTCTTTTCAGGAGGCTGCTGTGAGGAGGGTTTTGTAACACCTGAGATACAAAATACTGACTCTGAACTGCTGGTTTAGGCAGGCTTGCAAAGGGCTCTGCTGTTTTATAGCCAGCACCCGaacccagctcctctgcctgagCAGAAAGGTGAGTAATTACAGTTAAGAGCAGGTCTGCTGCAGAAACCTAAGGAGTCACATAAATCATCTGACATCTGCAAATTTCTCATCCAT includes:
- the HASPIN gene encoding serine/threonine-protein kinase haspin isoform X2, giving the protein MPLQFRLLRTYSRRGGRLRPVPLPDRWISPPQDRKRFFSSTSAGSSAASAGSSAFSAQSDDPDFSPPDKRRPQPPGSTFAV
- the HASPIN gene encoding serine/threonine-protein kinase haspin isoform X1, with translation MPLQFRLLRTYSRRGGRLRPVPLPDRWISPPQDRKRFFSSTSAGSSAASAGSSAFSAQSDDPDFSPPDKRRPQPPGKRPVFPWRLRTRRGGAANKENWAPGPLALASSPPSPLPAPRCAARRRQGPPCGVRRPLLCSTPQWPPPRHRPRRRRRAPPAELSTTAEGGSGLRGSLQLCSPPRKQRTASSDSAPSALELSHGDSEQLPPLPGVDSGRQEAAGWSRSKRAGSSPEPGPEVQRSRRVLRMLAQEPCREQSPLSPQKATAALSPINSHRQHSSPHDHATSNEPSDDLSRDSTKGTSSCQRGRAENCHLMPVVVLDPQEVSAWLTSMKHNKKGDTQLACQQPASPLGLQGPLENKHKNTKVVSGEASTCRKACISGFSASRWGMPIRLAPKRLAPKRLKTKRQQQPNNSLSRPQMRQKGMKKRVLEMSADVSVNNYSVLNSSHSWGRVQASFSFHKKKKVTMDESSCNSILCTPSMKSQLSEHPGMLSAGKAQYCTWSASSMALLAPMNSSSVLELMLTDAEKVLGECQQEGPITFEECIPLDKMKDCKKIGEGVFGEVFQIGSERGPVALKIIPIEGTERVNGESQKSFGEILPEIIISKELSLLSEESVNRTVGFISLYSVHCVQGAYPKYLLEAWDKYHEVMGSENDRPDLFGDEQLFMVLKFEYGGSDLENMRNRLNSVATARSILHQVTASLAVAEQELYFEHRDLHWGNVLVKKTNAKELSYVLNGATHTIPTAGIHVNIIDYTLSRLEKDGLTVFCDLSTDEELFQGTGDYQFDIYRQMKVENSNSWADYHPHSNVLWLHYLSDKLLKGVCYKKKEKTSALKKIKQQLNKFHREVLNFESANEVLQNSSLFQ